In Solanum pennellii chromosome 7, SPENNV200, the following are encoded in one genomic region:
- the LOC107025113 gene encoding uncharacterized protein LOC107025113 codes for MFSQVVTNQTGKQRGARQKEVEFSRIREFLRMNPPSFSGLNTTEDPKNFIEELKNVFEVEKKNLRDREDFKNKRPKTGNGSRQKKSNANQSSFKQKRKGPALSSASAPAKNKGEYYGQNSRVKFAYSQGNVAQGGSKPPTCAKCSRNHSGVCREGSNGCFNRGQTRNFMQECPRNKQGNGNGGNRASLH; via the exons ATGTTCAGTCAAGTTGTGACCAATCAAACTGGGAAACAGAGAGGAGCTCGACAAAAGGAGGTTGAATTTTCAAGGATTCGtgaattcttgaggatgaaccCCCCAAGTTTCAGTGGTTTGAACACTACTGAGGATCCAAAGAACTTCATTGAGGAACTGAAAAATGTGTTCGAG gtagagaaaaaaaatctaagagACAGGGAGGACTTCAAGAACAAAAGACCTAAGACAGGGAATGGGTCCAGGCAAAAAAAGAGTAATGCCAACCAGTCATCCTTCAAACAGAAACGAAAGGGTCCTGCtctatcatctgctagtgcacctgcaaAAAACAAGGGTGAGTATTATGGTCAGAATTCTAGAGTTAAATTTGCATATTCACAGGGTAATGTAGCGCAAGGGGGTAGTAAACCTCCTACATGCGCCAAGTGTAGTAGAAACCACTCTGGTGTTTGTCGTGAGGGCTCCAATGGTTGTTTCAATCGTGGTCAAACTAGGAATTTCATGCAAGAGTGTCCAAGGAACAAGCAAGGAAATGGTAATGGTGGAAATAGAGCCAGTCTTCATTAG